GCACGCGGTTGTACTCGCGGCCTCGCTCCTGGTTGGGCGAGTGCGCGGCGTTGGCGATGACGTGCAGCCGCGCGCGCGCACCGGCGCGGGCCCGCAGGCGCTTGGCCACCGGCACGGTGAACACGCGGTCGTGCTCGCCCCACAGCAGGAGCACGTCTTTGTCGATGGCGCGGCCTTCCCACTCGGGCGCCTCGATGCGCGCCACCAGCTGCCGCATGGTCTCGGCCTTCTCTTCACGGTGCGTGGTGAACATCTGCTGGTAGGCCTCCACCAGCGCGAAGTGCGGCACGGGCGGCGGGCGGTGCCAGGCCACGGAGAGCAGGCGCCGGATCTCCTCCGGGTGCTGCGGCAGCAGCAGCTCGTTCATGTCGCTCACGCCGAAGTGGTCGAGCGTGGCCTGGTGATCTTCACGCAGGTACTCGGGCCCCGAGCTGTTGGAGAGCACCACGCGCTCCACGCGCTCGGGGTGGCTGGACGCCATCTCGCAGGCCACCAGCCCACCGAACGAGATGCCCACCGCGTGCGCGCGCTCGACGCCGTAGCGGTCCAGCAGGTCTAGGCAGGTCTGCACCTGGCACTCGAGCGAGAAGTCGTCGCCGTGGCCCACGCTCTGCCCGAAGTAGAGCAAGTCTGGGACGAACAGGCGGAAGTGGCGGCTGAGCGCGACCACCTGCGGGTGCCACTGCCACATGGCGTCGCTGCCGAAGCCGTGCAGCAAGAGCAGCGCGGGCTTGCCCGGAGGGCCCACCCACACGTGCATCTGGCCGAGCGGCAAGGTCACCACCTCGGCCTCGAGCTTGGCGCGGCGCATCTGCCAGCGGATCCACTGCTCGGGCACGAACAGCGGGCGCGTCACCTCACGCATGGCCGCGCGGGCGCGGTGCGTCCACGTGGGCGGCGTGATGGCCACGCGCTCGTTGGCCCCTTCGCTGAAAGGGCTGACGTCGGAGTTGAGGGGGAGGGCGGGGAGCGCGCTTCTCTGGGGGGACTCGCTCGGCAGCATGGACGAGTGTTGTAACCCCTTTCGGATCCAGGGTCTACGATGCGGACAGACGTCAGGCGGCTTCGCGACGCAACGTGGCGAGCCACGCCATGCCCTCTTCGCGGCTGGAGGCGAGGTAGTGCGGCATGGGGAACGGCCGCACCCACAAGATGGCGGTCAGCACGCCGCGCTGGAGCGCGTTGGACAGCACGATGACCTGCCCCGCCACGGTCTCCGCCAGCAGCGCCTCGTTCTCCTCCAGGAACTCGGCCATGCGCTTGCGCTCCTTCGCGCCAGGCGGGGTCGAGCTGCGGCCGTCCACGATGATGCCCAGCTTCATACGCGCCGCGCGGGCGGCGAGCATCCGCTTCCGCAGGACGTCGTGGTAGCTGTCGTACTCTTCAGCGTCCACCTTGCCGGTGATGGTGATCAGGATGTTGGGCGGGACGGTGTCGTCGAAGTGGATGGGCATCGGCTCGGGTGCGTGTCCCCGCCTGCCCTCACGATACTGCGTCTCGCGGTGGACGTGAAAGCGTTGTCGTCACGTCTGACGCGACGGTGTGTTGCCTCACAGTTCCACGCTCCCCAGCAGCGGCACGGTGCCAATGCGCACGCTTGGGTCCACGGCCGTCAATCCCTCCACCAGGCGCGGCATCTGCATGGCGGGCAGCGCCTTGGCGCCCGCGTCCATGGGCGCGAAAAAGTTGTCCCAGTGCGACAGCAAGATGGCTCCCGGACGGATCGCGCCCATCACGCGCGGGCAGAAGCGCGCGGTGGTGGTCCAGCCCGCCACGCACATCATCAGCAGGTCCACGTCACGCTCCGGGTACGCGTCCAAGAGGTCTGCGCTGCCCAGGTGATAGAGCCGCTTGCCCGCCACGCGGATGTCCACGCCGAAGACGGCACCGCAGCGGTAGTGCCCCGTGCGCAGCGGGATCTGGTCGCAGTCCGAGATGTCGCCCGGCATGGGGATGCGCCCCAGCATGAAGGCCGCGTGCACGCTGGGGATGAAGCGCAGCTCGAACGGTCCCACCTCCACCTTGGTGGGCTGCCCGCGGCGTGACTCCACGTCCATCACCTGGTGCTCGGGCAGGCCCTCGATGCGGCAGAGGTGCACACACGAGCGCGAGCCATACACCTTGGCCCCGGTGTGGCGCGCGATGGCCGGCACGTCCAGCACGTGGTCGAAGTGCGTGTGCCCCGTGACGATGGCGTCGGCCTTCGGCGCGAAGCGGCGCACCGCGTCGGCGTCACTCACCAGCGGCGCGCGCGCACACGCCAGCAGCGAAGCGCGCGTGACGTAGGGGTCGATCAGCACGGTGTAGCCGTCGTGCTCGATGCAGAAGCCCGCGGTGCCCAGCCAGCTCACGCGGATGGGCGCGCGCCCCGTGGGGACGTCGAACGCGCGGGGGCCGAAGGCGATGTCTTCTGGACGCATGGCGCGGAGCGTACGCTAGGGCTCGAACACGAAGAAGCGCACAGGCGACTCCTCGGCTCCGAGCGCCCGATAGAAGTCGAGCGCGTGGGTGTCTTCTTCGTCGGCCGGGACGAAGCTGGTGTCGATGCCCTCGGCCAGGCCGCGCGCGTGGAGCTCTTCGACCAGCGCACGCCCGATGCCGCGGCGCTGGTGATCGACGCGCACCGCCAGGTCATAGATGAACAGCTCCGACGTGGCGGTGCGGGTCATGGGCAACACGTGCGCGGTCAGCCCGCCGACCATCGAACCATCTTCGACCGCTGCGAGGATGAAGAGGTCCGCGCGCTGCAGGAGGCGCTGCACGTACTCGTCCGGGAGCACCGCGCGCTCTTCCTCGAACACTTGCGCCATCATGGTGAACAGCTCGTGCGCCTGCTTCAGGTGGCTGGGACCCAGCCTCTCCACGGTGAACATGCAGCCGATTCTAGCGCGTCTCTTGGATTCGACGCCGGCTGCGATGGCCGCTGCTTGTGCGACAGTGATCAGAGCGCGGCCACAACGAGCGCCCGGAGGCTCGACACGGACTGCGCGAGCCCTTGGGACGCAAGCAGGTCCAGCAAGTCGGAGACCGACATCGGTGGACTCTTGAGCGCTCGAGCCTGATCTGACACGGCTGCAATGACAGCCCCTGGGGCTGCGTTCATCACGTCGAGCAGAAAGTCATCCGGGTGACGTGCCACGATGCCCAGCGGCCCGAGTGTGGCGTCTGGGAAGTCCTTCAGGTTGAAGGTGATCACCGCCTCGGCGCCGGCGTGAATCGCTGCGGCGAGCACGTGACGGTCACCTGGATCGGGGAGAACGAGGCCAGCGATCAGACTCTCGTGCCCTGTCACCAGAGCATCTCGCACAGCGCGGTTCATCAACGTTCGCGTCCGTTGGAGCGCCGCTTCGTTCAGATCGGGGCGCCGCACGAGGATGTTGCGAAAGCACTCATCGAGGATCTGGCTGCTCCAACGCGCCCGGACCGCGCCGGAGATCGCTATGCGAACCAACAGGTCCCTCAGTGGCGCGGGGAACAACACGTTCGCGTCGTAGACGACGGTGAACGTCACGCTTCAGTATCCGAGGCCGAGCTTCTGAGCTTCCGCCGACAGTTCGTCGGCAATGGCACGACGTTCGGCGTCGTCGCGCTCCTTGTAGGCGAGTAGGTCCGACATTCGTACGCGACGGTGAGTGCCGACCTTGCGGTAGGGAATCGCGCGCGCGTCCAGCTGCCCGATCAGGAAAGGGCGCGACACGTTCAGGAAGTCGGCGGCTTGCTGCGTGGTGACCTCGGCGTTCATCGGCACGATGGTCACCGCGCTGCCGTTGGCGATCTGCCCGAGAACGTCGATGAGGGCGCTCACGGCCTCGGACGGCAGTGTGACCGAGACCTCTTCACCCGTTGGAGAGCGGACCGAGACATACGTCTCCACGCGCTCAGCCAGCGTCAGTGGCTCGAGGCGCAGCAGCGCAGTGCGGGCGCGCTCGGATGCCTCCATGGTTGGTTCGCGTGTTGGTGGCATGGCGGACTCTCCTTCAGGACCCACAGTATAGGGTCTCGCCGGCACAAACGCAATAATCGAATTAATCGAAATATTCGTAAGAGCCAGCGACCGCCCCTTCCCGCGTGGCCGCGCGAGGTGCACTTCGTGGAATGCTTCCCGTATGACCCGGTCCGTTCTCGTCCTCCCAGCGCTCGCATGCCTGATGGCCTGCGGCAGCGAGCCCACTGCACCGGCTGCTTCTGCAGCGGCGCCCGCGCCCTCCGCGGCGCCCGCGCCCGCCGCGCGCTACACCCTGCACGAGTGGGGGCTCATCGGGGTCGACGCCTCGGCCCGCGGTCCGGCCACCATTGGCACGGTCGTCTCGCACCCCCCGCCGCTCACGGGCCTCGATGCGCTCGAGCACTGGGGCGAACAGATTCCCGAGGTGATCTCCGACGCCCCGCTGACCTCGGGGACGCATGGCCCACAAGGCGGCAAGCCGGTCATCTACCTGCACGTGCCCGAGGGATCGCCGCCGGTGGACGTGTCCGTGCGCGTGCGCCTGCCCCACGATGGCCTCGTCGAGCACTGGCCGCCGGGCGAGCCCAGCAGCGGCGCGCTCACCTGGAACGTGACGGCGCGCAGCGGCGCGTGCACCCGCCCTACCGCGCCCCCCACGGGAGACTCCGAAGCCTGCCGTGGCGTGCGCGACGCGTTCTGCGAGGCCGCCGAGATCCCGCGCTACTACGGAGCGAACGACACCTGCGTGCGCGTCGGGGAGGCCGAGGCCGAGCTGCTCTTCTATCGCGGCGCGGGCCTCGATGCGTCCAGGCTGCCGCTCGCGATGGTGCGGATGCTCAGCGAGTGGCAGACCACGAAGCGAGACTCCGCAGTGCTCGAGGGCCCCGTGCTGCTGGTGGAGCTGGTGGACGGTGCCCCACGCCTGCGCGTGCTGACCGCGCCCGACTACGCCATGCCGGCCGAAGGGGACCCGGTGATCACGCCCGGCCAAGCCCGCGCGCTGCTGCGCGCCGAGGCCACTCGCCGAGGGCTGGCCCCTGCGGAGGCCGACGCGTTCTTGGACGCGTGGTCGCCCGCGTACTTCGGTCCCTGCTTGCGCACCGGCCCCGTGGCTGAGGGACGCCCGCCCGTTTCACTGGCCGAGGCCGGGCGCGCGCTGCTCTACTTCGCCCCCGAGGCGCTAGTGGACACGTTGCTGCCGCTCGAGCTGACGCCTGCACCCGAGGCGCGCCACCGCGTGTTCCTGGTGCGCTACGTGGACCCGGAGTCGCGCGTAGAGCTTCCGCGCGAGTAGCCTCAGCACCTACACAGACAAGCTCCGAGCGGCTGTGTAGGCTCGCCGGCGCATGAAGATCGACATCGACCGCAGCGAGTGGCCGCTCATCATCGTCAAGTGGCCCAGCGGAGCGCTGAGCGACGAGCTCATCGAAGACTACCTGCGGCAGTCCGAGGGTGACCTCACGCGGCGCGAGATCCACTGCATCTTGCACGACGCGCGCGGCTCCATGGGCCTCAGCGCGGCGCAGCGGAAGCGCTTCGCGGAGCACCTCGCGCGGCACAGCGGCACCATCGCCACGTGGACCTCGGGGGTGGCCATCGCCACACCCAGCGCCCTCATCCGCGGCATGATCACGGCCGTCAACTGGATCACCGGCACGCCCTGCCCGCAGAAGCAGTTCGCCACCGCGCTCGAGGCGCACGCGTGGCTGGCCGAGACGTACCAGCAGAAGACCGGCAAGCAGGCGCCGTTCGACCCGCGCGCGCTGCGCGCCTCTTGAGGACCACGAGCAAGTTACCTGCCCCATGGACCTTCGCGATGACCAGCCTCGTTCACCGCTCTCGCTGCGAGAACGCTTCCGGGCTTTCGTCGCGGACGAGCTCCGTTACAAGCGGTTCCTGCTGCAGCTCGAGGAAAACTCCGAGCTGATGTGGTGGCAGGAGCGCCTCTGGGAGCAGTTCGTGGCTGCAGAAGGCATCTCGTTGTCTGCCGACTACCAGGTGGTCGCGCCCATCTTCGCGGGCGCGTTGGCTGAGGTGATGCCGCGCCATGAACTCGCCGAGGAGGACGTCCCCGCGTGGTGCTCCATCACCGCACTCGAGGGGAGCGCACCCGTGCAAGGCTGGGGGACCTGTCGCGGACATGCGTGGTACTCTCGCGCACGCTGGGGCGACTGGGAGGTCATCGTCTCTGAGGGGACGACGAACGGTGGAGACGGCCCTGCCGTTTTCGATCTGGACAGTGCCTCCGCCTTTCGACGCGACGGTGGCTATGGCGATGAGCGATACGATGCTTCCTACATGCCGGTCGCGGAGGCTCGCTACTTCATCGTATCGGCGCTTCGCGAATTCATGGATGAGCGCCTCGGCTCATCCTGAGCCGCACTGCCGGGCGTTAGAGGTTGGCCCACCCCAGCGCGAGCGCGATGGCCGCCGGCAGCGCCTGGATGAACAGGATGGAGCGCTTCGCCGAGGCGGCGCCGTACACGCCCACCACCACCACGAACACCAGAAGCATGGCGCGGGCCGCGAGTTCTCCGCTCACTTGCGCCCAGACGATGCCGGCCGCGAGCGCCCCGTTGTAGACGCCCTGGTTGGCGGCGACCACGCGCGTGGTCTCGGCCTGCTCGGCGGTCTGACCGAAGCGCTTCCGCACCTTGGGCGTGGTCCAGAGGAAGGTCTCGAAGACCATGAAGAGCACGTGGAGCGCGGCAACGAAGAAGGTCGCGATGGCGGCGAGCATCGCGCGAGGATAGCCGGTCTTCAGGCCGCGAGTCCGGCGAGCAGGCGCTCGAACAGCACCATGAGCCGCTCGCGGCTGGGGGTCTCCGACGGGGCGGCCAGCGCGGCGATCTCGATTCCGCGCAGCGTGGCGAGCACCAGCTGGGCGTCGACCGACGGGCACGGGGACCCGGCCAGCGACGCATACGCGAGCAGCACGGACTCGAGGCGCCCCTGCCAGGCCGCGTAGCTCTCCTCGAGATCCGGCTGCCGCCCCACGTGCAGCACCAGCTCGTACTCCGAGATGAGCCCCTCTCGGTCTTCGAGGAGGTCCGAGAGCACGATGTCTGCCAGCAGGCCCGCGGCGGCGCGCGTCATGTCCTCGCTCGGCTCGATGGGCTTCGCCAGGCGCGCGATGCGCGAGCCGGCCGTCTCGGCGTAGTAGCGGAGCGCCTCGCGCAGCAGCACCTCACGGGACTCGAAGTAGTAGGTGGTCGCGCGCAGGGAGGTGCCCGCCTCGGCCGCCACCGCTCGGTGCGTCACGCCGCGGGCCCCCTCACGCGCCAGGACTCGGAGCGTGGCCGCCAACACCTCGCGCTGCGTGGCTTCACCGCGCGCCTGTCGGCCTCGCTTCGCTCCGCTGTCCGTCATGCCCGCACCTTGGCGCGCATCGCGGGTGGACGCACGCAGCCCCCCGGCAGCACGGCGCAGGCGAGCGGGCTCGCGTTCACGCCTGGGCGCGCAGCTCGCGCAGCACCTCGGCCGCCACGCGGTCGCCCGACTCGAGCGCGCCTTCCATGAAGCCCGTGGACTCGAGCGCCGTCTCCGTGCCCGCCCAGTGGATGCGGCCCACGGGCGCTCGCAGCGCAGGGCCGAAAGCCGAGAGCGTGCCGGGCGGAAAGGTCGCGATGGGCGCGCCCAAGATGAAGGGCTCCACCGCCCAGTCGTTCTCCAGGTAGTGCGTGGGGGTCCGCGCGCGCTCCCCGAAGTAGCGGACCAGGGTGTCGAGCACGAAGCGACGACGCTCCTCCGCGGGGCGCTCGGACCAGCCTCTCGCGGGCGAGCCCGTCACGAACATCAGCAGCGCCGCCTGGCCACCCGGGGTGGTGTCGTCGAACGTGACAGTGCCGAGGTCGGTGGACACCGACTCTCCCGACAGCCCTGCGTTTCGCCAGAAGCTGTCCTGGTAGAGAGCCAGCACCTTGATGGTGGCGCCCATGCCCGAGCGCTGCGTCATCTGGTCCCGCATGGTGGGGAGCGGCGGCTCGTACTGGATGCGATCGGCGAGCGCGATGGGCACCGTCACGACCACGCGCTTGGCGCGGAACGCCCCCACGTCGCTCACCACCTGCACCCCGTTGGCGTCCTGCGTGATCTTCCGCACCGGCGCCGACGTGTGCACTGTGCCCGCGAGCGGCACCATGCGCGTGCACAGCTGCTGCGCGCCGCCAGCCACCCAGCGGTCCTGCTGCCCATCGTGCGACGCGATCAGCTTCTCGAAGCCACCGCCCGAGTGCAGGTAGTGGAGGAAGTGCAGGAACGAGAGGTTGGCCAGGTCCATGCCGAAGATCACGCGGACCGCGCCGTTCACCATCGCGATCACCGACTCGTTGCGCAGGTTGCGCTTGGCCCAGTCGAGCGCGGTCATGCCGTCCCACTCCACGGCGCGCGGGCAGTCCCACGGGTTGTCCTTGGGGACCTGCGCGCACAGGCGGTCGATCTTCCAGATGCCAAACTGCGCCACGATCAGCGTCCACGGATTGACCCGCGGGATCGTCCCCGAGTACGTGGAGATCGCGCCACGCAGGTCGAGGATGCGCTTGCCCACTGCGTAGGTGGGCGTGGTGGTGAGGCCCAGCTCGTCGATGAGCGCGTACATCCGCGGTTGACCCGGGCCCGTCCACTGGCCGCCCACGTCGAAGCGGTGCCCGTTGACCTCCACGGTCTTGGTTCGCCCGCCGACCTCGTCGCGTGCCTCCAGCACGATCACGCGCTGGCCCTTGGCGGTGAGGCGCCGTGCGGCGTTCATGCCCGAGAGGCCGCCTCCTACGACGATGACGTCGGCGTCCGGCGCGTTCTTTTCCGATGCTTCTGGTTGTTCGGGGTTGGCCATGCCCCTGTCTAGCTCGGGCGGGGGCGGGTGGCTATGGATTTTGTAACAAATGTTCCCATTTGGTTCGGGGGGCTGCCGGTTCGTCCCGCCGGGGTGCCGGCTCGCTGGCTGCGAGGTTCTATGGCCACCCACCGCTTCAGCCTGATGCTTCAACACATCTTGCTAGGGACGGATTCGCCTTGCTGCAAGGCACTATGGGCACCCCCGGCTGGAAGCCGGGGGCAGCAAACCAGGTGGCTGATGAGCATAAAGTCCCCCGCCTTTCGGCGGCGGACTACGTGGCTACCAGCAGGGTTTGCCCTACTGAGGGTAGTCAGAGACTGCGTCCGGCCACCCTTGGTAGAACACACCCCGTTGTCGATCAGGCAGTCCGCCCAAGGGCGGACTTTCGGCAGGTCCAGGCCTGGTCTGCTGCCCCCGGCTTCCAGCCGGGGGTGCCCATAGAACCTTGCAGCGCGACCGGCCGGTCTCCGACCCTGATGTCTAGGCTCCCCCCGCCCCGCCTCAAGCCCGCTGAGACGAAGCCGAGATCACCTCACCGGTCAGGTACGACGCGTAGTCGCTCGCCAGGAAGATCATGATGTTCGCCATCTCCCAAGGCTCGGCCCCGCGGCCATACGCCTCCTTGGACTCGAGCTCCTCGAGCAGCTCCTTGGTCGTCACCTTCACCAAGAACGGGTGCTTCGCCAGGCTCGGCGCAATCGCGTTGATGCGCACGTTGTGGTCCGCGGCCTCCACCGCCGAGCAACGCGTGAACGCCATCACACCGGCCTTCGCCGCCGCGTAGTGCGCTTGCCCCTTCTGCGCGCGCCAGCCCAACACCGAGGCGTTGTTCACGATGGCGCCGCTCTTGCGCGCGTACATGTGCTTCAGAGCGGCGCGGGTGCAGCGGAAGGTGCCCGTGAGGGTCACGTCCAGCACCACGTTCCACTCGTCGTCGGTCATGTCCACCACGTCCTTGGTGCCGCCCAGGCCCGCGTTGTTCATGAGCACGTCGATGTGGCCCATCTGCTCGATGGCCGAGGCGAACATGTTCTGCACGTCCTCTTCCTTGGTGACGTTGCAGAGCACCATGCCGGGCTTCATGCCGGTGGCGGCCTCCACGCGCTCGGCGGCCTCGTTCAGGCGGCGCTCGTGGATGTCGCTGATCACCATCTTGGCGGCGCCCTCCTCGGCGCAGCGCTGCGCGGTGGCGTAGCCAATGCCCGTGCCCGCCGCGGCGGTGACGAGCACGGTCTTGCCGGCCAGGAGGTTCTTGCCAACGGGGTAGTTCGGAACGGTCTTCATCGGGGCTCCCGTGGCAAGCCGAGCGCGCGCTCGCCAATGATGTTGCGCTGGATCTGGTTGGTGCCCGCGTAGATGGTGTCCGAGCGGGCGAAGAGGAAGGACTTCTGCAGGGTGGTGAGCTCGTAGGGGCCGTGCTCTGCGGGGGGCAGCGCCAGCTCGCTCTCGGCGCCCAGCACCTCCATGGCCAGCTCGCCGAAGTCGCGGTGCCAGTTGCTCCAGTAGAGCTTGGCGAACGACGCCTCGCGGCCGAGCTCGGTGGTGTCCACCGACAGCGTGCGCAGCGCGTTGATGCGCATGATCTTGAGCCCGATCCACGCGTGCGCGATGCGCTGCCGCAGCACCGGGTCTTGCAGCGCGCCGTTGCGCTTGGCGGCCGCCAGCACCTGGTCGAACTCTTTCTGGAACTGCTGCTGCTGCGCCAGCGTGGACGCGCCGCGCTCGAAGGCCAGCGTGCCCATGGCCACGCGCCAGCCGTCGTTCACGGCGCCGACAACGTTCTCCTCGGCCGTCTTCGCGCCGTCGAAGAACACCTCGGCGAACTCGCTGCCGCCCGTGATCTGCTCGATGGGCACGATGTTCACGCCGGGCTGCCGCATGGGCACGAGCAGGTAGCTGATGCCCTTGTGCTTCTGCGCGGTCTTGTCGGTGCGGCACAGCACGAAGCAGTAGTCCGCCCAGGGCGCGAGGCTGGTCCAGACCTTCTGGCCGTGGATGACCCACTGCCCGTCCACCAGCTCGGCGGTGGTCTGGATGTTGGCGAGGTCGCTGCCCGCGTTGGGCTCGCTGTAGCCCTGACACCAGATCTCGGAGCCATCCACGATGCCCGGCAGGTACTTCTGCTTCTGCGCCTCGCTGCCGAAGTGGATGAGCGTGGGCCCCAGCAGCGTCTCGCCAATGTGGCCGATGCGCCCCGGGCCGCCCGCGCGCACGTACTCCTCGTTGAAGATCACCTCTTCCATCAAGGGCACGCCGCGTCCGCCGGCGCTCTTGGGCCAGCCCACGCAGTTCCAGCCGGCCGCGCCCATCACGCGGTTCCAGTCCATGCGGAGATCCACCGCGTAGTGCTCGTCGCCGGGGCCGCCGCGCCCCTTGAGGCTCTCGAAGCGGCCGGTGAGGTGCTCCGCCAGCCAGGCGCGCACCTGCTCGCGGAAGGCCTCTTGCTCGGCCGTGAGCTCGAGGTCCATGGACCCGCCCTGGCCCAGCATGGACGCCACGCGCTCGCGGTGGTGCTGCGCGCTGCCCAGCAACGTGCGGCTGCTCTGCGCGCG
This region of Sandaracinaceae bacterium genomic DNA includes:
- a CDS encoding alpha/beta hydrolase, giving the protein MLPSESPQRSALPALPLNSDVSPFSEGANERVAITPPTWTHRARAAMREVTRPLFVPEQWIRWQMRRAKLEAEVVTLPLGQMHVWVGPPGKPALLLLHGFGSDAMWQWHPQVVALSRHFRLFVPDLLYFGQSVGHGDDFSLECQVQTCLDLLDRYGVERAHAVGISFGGLVACEMASSHPERVERVVLSNSSGPEYLREDHQATLDHFGVSDMNELLLPQHPEEIRRLLSVAWHRPPPVPHFALVEAYQQMFTTHREEKAETMRQLVARIEAPEWEGRAIDKDVLLLWGEHDRVFTVPVAKRLRARAGARARLHVIANAAHSPNQERGREYNRVLLRFLRGKPMLAPRRRWA
- a CDS encoding DUF1304 domain-containing protein, with product MLAAIATFFVAALHVLFMVFETFLWTTPKVRKRFGQTAEQAETTRVVAANQGVYNGALAAGIVWAQVSGELAARAMLLVFVVVVGVYGAASAKRSILFIQALPAAIALALGWANL
- a CDS encoding helix-turn-helix domain-containing protein, with product MPPTREPTMEASERARTALLRLEPLTLAERVETYVSVRSPTGEEVSVTLPSEAVSALIDVLGQIANGSAVTIVPMNAEVTTQQAADFLNVSRPFLIGQLDARAIPYRKVGTHRRVRMSDLLAYKERDDAERRAIADELSAEAQKLGLGY
- a CDS encoding PIN domain-containing protein, with translation MTFTVVYDANVLFPAPLRDLLVRIAISGAVRARWSSQILDECFRNILVRRPDLNEAALQRTRTLMNRAVRDALVTGHESLIAGLVLPDPGDRHVLAAAIHAGAEAVITFNLKDFPDATLGPLGIVARHPDDFLLDVMNAAPGAVIAAVSDQARALKSPPMSVSDLLDLLASQGLAQSVSSLRALVVAAL
- a CDS encoding TetR family transcriptional regulator, which translates into the protein MTDSGAKRGRQARGEATQREVLAATLRVLAREGARGVTHRAVAAEAGTSLRATTYYFESREVLLREALRYYAETAGSRIARLAKPIEPSEDMTRAAAGLLADIVLSDLLEDREGLISEYELVLHVGRQPDLEESYAAWQGRLESVLLAYASLAGSPCPSVDAQLVLATLRGIEIAALAAPSETPSRERLMVLFERLLAGLAA
- a CDS encoding FAD-dependent oxidoreductase — its product is MANPEQPEASEKNAPDADVIVVGGGLSGMNAARRLTAKGQRVIVLEARDEVGGRTKTVEVNGHRFDVGGQWTGPGQPRMYALIDELGLTTTPTYAVGKRILDLRGAISTYSGTIPRVNPWTLIVAQFGIWKIDRLCAQVPKDNPWDCPRAVEWDGMTALDWAKRNLRNESVIAMVNGAVRVIFGMDLANLSFLHFLHYLHSGGGFEKLIASHDGQQDRWVAGGAQQLCTRMVPLAGTVHTSAPVRKITQDANGVQVVSDVGAFRAKRVVVTVPIALADRIQYEPPLPTMRDQMTQRSGMGATIKVLALYQDSFWRNAGLSGESVSTDLGTVTFDDTTPGGQAALLMFVTGSPARGWSERPAEERRRFVLDTLVRYFGERARTPTHYLENDWAVEPFILGAPIATFPPGTLSAFGPALRAPVGRIHWAGTETALESTGFMEGALESGDRVAAEVLRELRAQA
- a CDS encoding GNAT family N-acetyltransferase, whose protein sequence is MFTVERLGPSHLKQAHELFTMMAQVFEEERAVLPDEYVQRLLQRADLFILAAVEDGSMVGGLTAHVLPMTRTATSELFIYDLAVRVDHQRRGIGRALVEELHARGLAEGIDTSFVPADEEDTHALDFYRALGAEESPVRFFVFEP
- a CDS encoding acyl-CoA dehydrogenase, translated to MEFRFTEDQNELRTQARRFLAAESTAAHVDKAMKTELGYDAAVWQRVATELGWPALVIPEAQDGIGLGPLDLHPLLEEMGRHVFCSPFFGTVCLGTNALLVAGTAAQKQAHLPGIAAGEVTATLGYRGPDVAAHREGADAVTLRAAKTGEGYTLTGDVGYVVDGHSASLLVVAAWVDGGEGAPAELGLFVLPGETAGLTRTALPTMDQTRRLGSLRFSGVVLAEDARLSAMDGARALAVILDLAAVGLCAEQVGGAEACLDMAVEYAKVRQQFGRPIGSFQSIKHMCADMLLKVECARSVAFYASAVAAQLLSAGDITDHKARELSEAASSAKAYCSDAFFHCAGESIQIHGGIGFTWEHAAHLYFKRAQSSRTLLGSAQHHRERVASMLGQGGSMDLELTAEQEAFREQVRAWLAEHLTGRFESLKGRGGPGDEHYAVDLRMDWNRVMGAAGWNCVGWPKSAGGRGVPLMEEVIFNEEYVRAGGPGRIGHIGETLLGPTLIHFGSEAQKQKYLPGIVDGSEIWCQGYSEPNAGSDLANIQTTAELVDGQWVIHGQKVWTSLAPWADYCFVLCRTDKTAQKHKGISYLLVPMRQPGVNIVPIEQITGGSEFAEVFFDGAKTAEENVVGAVNDGWRVAMGTLAFERGASTLAQQQQFQKEFDQVLAAAKRNGALQDPVLRQRIAHAWIGLKIMRINALRTLSVDTTELGREASFAKLYWSNWHRDFGELAMEVLGAESELALPPAEHGPYELTTLQKSFLFARSDTIYAGTNQIQRNIIGERALGLPREPR
- a CDS encoding MBL fold metallo-hydrolase, giving the protein MRPEDIAFGPRAFDVPTGRAPIRVSWLGTAGFCIEHDGYTVLIDPYVTRASLLACARAPLVSDADAVRRFAPKADAIVTGHTHFDHVLDVPAIARHTGAKVYGSRSCVHLCRIEGLPEHQVMDVESRRGQPTKVEVGPFELRFIPSVHAAFMLGRIPMPGDISDCDQIPLRTGHYRCGAVFGVDIRVAGKRLYHLGSADLLDAYPERDVDLLMMCVAGWTTTARFCPRVMGAIRPGAILLSHWDNFFAPMDAGAKALPAMQMPRLVEGLTAVDPSVRIGTVPLLGSVEL
- a CDS encoding SDR family oxidoreductase translates to MKTVPNYPVGKNLLAGKTVLVTAAAGTGIGYATAQRCAEEGAAKMVISDIHERRLNEAAERVEAATGMKPGMVLCNVTKEEDVQNMFASAIEQMGHIDVLMNNAGLGGTKDVVDMTDDEWNVVLDVTLTGTFRCTRAALKHMYARKSGAIVNNASVLGWRAQKGQAHYAAAKAGVMAFTRCSAVEAADHNVRINAIAPSLAKHPFLVKVTTKELLEELESKEAYGRGAEPWEMANIMIFLASDYASYLTGEVISASSQRA